Proteins encoded together in one Dermacentor variabilis isolate Ectoservices chromosome 2, ASM5094787v1, whole genome shotgun sequence window:
- the LOC142573146 gene encoding uncharacterized protein LOC142573146, which translates to MDSRLAHLIEAKQSIKARWQKRRTNRSLRKKIAELNRQIEVHCRVLCTQQWNEACNEADGQMHKGKTWNMLRHLLDETKTKGHQHNNLARILHKAICEHGEDEVKGRLDAKYLPTTPTERHPDYQGNENETLDRDIQTWEVRVALQDLNGRSAAGPDRVTNRALKNLNEAAIETLTNFFNKCWQEGRLPKQWKAAKTILIPKPGKPPNIENLRAISLTSCVGKVLEHVLMNRWQRYLEESELYPNSIIGFRKKLGTQDAMILLKNEIIDDTTGTKDNRAILGLDLQSAFDKVRHSAILAQVSRLNMGRRTYQYIKDFLTERTTEISAGDLQLEEKKLGSVGTPQGSVISPLLFNLVMIGVANRLERVAGVRHTIYADDVTLWVPGGSDGHIETTLQEAVNAIEEQLGGSGLVCSPAKSELLVIPPTGAGRKRKNMEVKYERPQITVKTAGGQVIPEVEKIRVLGLLIQRNRVNGETVNKLAGNAAAAMRLIKRVSNRRAGMKEESLTRLVQSFAVSHITYVAAFYNWRPSERNKIDATIYKAYKATLGLLGSTSTEKFMALGVHNTLDEIAEAQRTAQLERLSETRTGRKILRDLGLEPREGEQQKDVLIPDSINRKLRVCPIPRNVNPEHNKERRLARARALVDLHAREEGAIYVDAAEYRGSSDAYAVVAVGASTGATKTAASVRTREAHRAEEVAIALAVSDPGCTTVLCDSRTAVKNYAKGRVCSEAARILRKAEDIGRKSAVVIKWFPAHMGSDVSERGNVNHNETANSAARGLTNRAAASTADSECWSRCSAKDKMTTFNEIVRWYRLNRQTMPPPHPGLTREEAVLYRQLQTGSLLTPVLAKHVCPSVYASDVCRLCAKERATAAHILWDCSRNPREASEKTTIPPRLEAATRTYDQDTQLKAVQQVSAALERQRPRETEEKGGAPLGRGWRPSRIRGSSEEPRPRGAQCTRLT; encoded by the coding sequence ATGGACAGTCGGCTGGCCCACCTGATAGAGGCCAAGCAGTCCATAAAGGCGAGGTGGCAGAAGCGACGAACCAACCGAAGTCTAAGGAAGAAGATCGCCGAGCTCAACAGGCAGATCGAGGTCCACTGCAGGGTGCTATGCacccaacagtggaacgaggcctgcaacgaagccgacggacagatgcacaagggcaagacgtggaacatgctgcggcacctcctcgacgaaaccaagaccaagggccaccaacacaacaacctggccagaatcctacacaaggcaatctgtgaacacggggaggacgaggtcaaggggcgcttggacgccaagtacctaccgaccacccccacggaaagacacccggattaccaaggcaacgagaacgagacgctagatcgagacatccagacatgggaagtcagagttgccctgcaggatctcaatggcaggtccgccgcgggtcccgatcgagtgaccaacagagcgctcaagaacctcaacgaagcggccatcgaaacgctcacgaacttcttcaacaagtgctggcaagaaggaaggctgcccaagcaatggaaagcagccaagacgatcctcatccccaagcctggcaagccgcccaacatagagaacctcagggcgatctcgctcacttcgtgtgtgggaaaggtcctcgagcacgttctcatgaacaggtggcagcgttacctggaagaatcggagctttacccaaattccatcatcgggtttcgaaagaagctcgggacgcaagacgccatgatcttactgaagaacgagatcatcgacgatacgacgggcaccaaggacaacagagccatactcgggctggacttgcagagcgccttcgataaagtgaggcactcggctatcctggcccaagtatccagactaaacatgggcagaaggacataccagtacatcaaagacttcctgacggaaCGGACTACCGAAATCTCcgcgggagacctgcagctcgaagagaagaagttgggcagcgtcggaactccgcagggctcggtgatctccccgcttctcttcaacctcgtgatgatcggggtggccaaccggctagaaagagtagcgggagtccggcacaccatctacgccgacgacgttacgctatgggtaccgggaggaagcgacggacacatcgagacaacgctgcaagaagcggtcaacgccatcgaggagcagctgggcgggtctggactcgtttgctctccggccaagtcagaactgctggtgattccaccgacaggagcgggcaggaaaagaaagaacatggaagtcaagtacgagcgaccacagatcacggtcaagacagcgggaggacaagtgataccggaggtcgagaagattagagtgctcgggctgctcatccagcgaaatcgagtcaacggtgaaacggtcaacaagctcgcgggcaacgcggccgcggcaatgagactcatcaagagggtgtccaacagaagagcggggatgaaggaggagagcctgactaggctcgttcaatccttcgcagttagccacataacgtacgtggccgccttttacaactggaggccgagcgaacgtaacaagatagacgccaccatatacaaggcgtataaggcgacactcggcctcctcggaagcacgagcaccgaaaaattcatggcgctgggagtccacaacacgctggacgaaatagccgaagcacagagaacggcgcaactcgagcgtctctctgaaacaagaaccggaagaaagatactgcgggaccttggcctcgagccgagggaaggcgagcagcagaaagacgtgcttataccggatagcatcaacagaaagctcagggtctgcccgatcccgaggaacgtgaaccccgagcacaacaaggagcggaggttggcgagggccagggctcttgtggacctccacgccagagaagaaggcgccatctacgtggacgcggcggagtatcgagggagcagcgacgcatacgcggtggtggctgtcggggcatcgacgggtgcaacgaagaccgcggcgagcgtccggactcgagaggcacaccgggcggaggaggtggccatcgccttggccgtctccgaccccggatgcactacagtgttgtgtgactctagaacggcagtgaagaactacgccaagggtagggtatgtagtgaggctgcgcgcatactgcgcaaggccgaagacatcggacgcaaaagcgctgtggtgatcaagtggtttccggcccacatgggcagtgacgtgtcggaacgcgggaacgtgaaccacaacgagacggccaactcggccgcgcgaggactaaccaaccgcgcggctgcaagcacggccgactcggagtgttggtcacggtgcagtgccaaggacaagatgaccaccttcaacgaaatagtgaggtggtacagacttaacagacagactatgccgccacctcacccggggcttacccgggaggaggcagtgttatacaggcaattacagacggggtccctgctcaccccggtgctagctaagcacgtgtgtccgagcgtgtacgcgagtgacgtgtgtagactgtgcgctaaggagagagccaccgcggctcacatcctttgggactgtagtagaaatccacgagaagccagtgagaagacgacgatcccgccgcggctagaggctgcaacgaggacctatgaccaagatacacaactaaaggccgtccagcaggtctcggcagctctagagaggcagcgacctcgcgaaaccgaggagaaggggggagcacccctaggaaggggatggcggccctctcggatccgcggaagtagcgaggaaccaagacctcgaggagcacaatgcacgagactgacgtag